The following is a genomic window from Xenopus laevis strain J_2021 chromosome 2L, Xenopus_laevis_v10.1, whole genome shotgun sequence.
TAGAAGGGCTAACCCCTCAGGACAAGACTCTGCAGTCTCAAGGAAAATGGACACTCCTTTGAGGACAGTAATGTGCGTATTTTGGATTGAGAGGACTGATGGTTTGAAAGACGTATGAAAGAtgccatttatgccaaagtggaaaaaccatccctgaacagaggaggggcCTGTGACACCGCTAGTCATCAACATACAATGccgtttttacatttttaccccagctgcttcacaacaattcacacttccagtatTGAAAGATAAACACCTGCCTCAATAagaatcatggtaccattgtgattggatcacacatctgtgagtttcagccaacaccttactgaattTTAATAGAACCATTGTGATTAGATGTCCGgtactttactaccctcaagggtttaaatgccggggaattccctaccaattgagttgaattgaagaagccactcagatgactggtgaaacattttcaagaaaaactcttaaaatgtccagttgcctttgacttaattctactagaaacaTATAAATGGATAAATGAGAATTTTCATAGACAACATTTATGAAGTGTAATCGTTTTGAAAGGTGCAAGCACCCCAGGACTTTACAGAATTCCAGATCTCTGTTTTAGCTTCAATTGACTGAACTAGGGGAGACAAATTTAGATCCTCAATTTCGGTTAGGTCTTTATTTGGTTTTGTCTTTTTATGTATTGCTCCCTTAAGGGACAAGaacagttaaactaaagaagtagctagaaatgttgtacattatgtttttggcttctgtaccagcccaaggcaacgaacgacctttagcagtaaagaactgtctccaaagatgccccagtagctccccatcttcttttttaacgattcactgcacatgctctttgctgctgccacttactgagcttatggacccactcacaatatacagtacacatagaatagaagggtcacaatataaggctgattagtaaaaatAGCGTTATGGTAAATGAAAGGGTTTCACGCAGAAGATAGCtgcaaaatataaggctgattagtaattaatacagataattactacatggcagcacagacaccagtgcaactagcataggaatttaataaccagccctgtagcatcagcttatatttcaggccaacctaattttcacCTTGATAATTTCCTacgacccctaaatttagcttctcaccagctgctcagaggccacctgagcatgcgagtgtcacagacactttccaagatggtgaccccgtgacaagtttgaagtcctagatcattgctgctattgacaagatgaaacattaggctggtgcaataagttcagtatataaaacatggcagttttagtcatattcattcttagggtttagttctttacgTTTTTAAATATAAACCCCCCACTTTGTACATTTAGCTGAAACATTAAGCTGTGTGATTAGTGATTCATTCtgcttttacaaaaaataaaaatgaataataatagcaGCCAAAACACAACAGTAATGTATCGGGTAACAAAACCGGAGCATCGATATACACAAAGACAAAAATAATAGATTGAAATGTAATACAGTACATGATACTTGTACATGTGTATGTGGACCTACCAGTATGGGTGCGCTTATGTCTCTGAAGTTCATCGCTTCGTGTGAAACGTTTACCACAAAACACCCAAGTACAGACAAAGGGGCGTTCTCCTGTGTGCCACCGCAAGTGTGCACGTAAGTGAGAGGTCTTCCCATACACTTTTCCACACCCTGGAATGTGGCAGATGTGCTGCTTCTTTTTCCCTGGATCCCCCGAAcccctaaaaaaattaaagatgtaTTCCAGTTACAAGTTAAAATTTAACACATGAAAAgccaaagtatatttattaaattttcaaaaaCACAATGGTCCTAATTTACTGATGTGGGAACAACTTTGCAGCAAGCAGTAACCATAACCAATCACACTTGTGCTTTTGTTACACTATCTAGCGATCTAAATAAATTGCTTACAGTGTTGTGCAATAATCCATAGCAAATTTGCAGCAGTAAGGAAAATATGTGTTGGTCCCCAGCAGAGCCAATGCTTGATAACTGGGGCAGAGATGATTTACAGAACATTCCTCAGGGAAAACCCAAAGGGCCAGGAATCTTAAAAACAGAAGTCTAACCCTtatatgtagtaaaaggcaccaagtttgcccaggagcagcaacctATAGGAACCGATAAGATACttggttttaaacaggtgaccagtacagGTGACCTGTACACTAGCAATctttgagaaaatgtaataaaaggtgcaaagacTCATCCACAAACTAACAATTCACTCCATGGTCTTCCTTGCATTGTCAGCAAAATGGCCATCATGCTAGTCATGCAATGCTTGGTCTCTCTGCAGTGTCAATCCCCTTTTCTTCAATTATACATTGATTTCTAAACTCTATAAAGTGGCCTGAAACGTTCAGCTGAATATTGGCATTttctattaaatacatttttaggaatCCACTTTAGTGCATTGTGCCCCCTGGGGTCATCCATGACTTGAAATgaaagtaataaaattataatgcaatgtagccctgaactggtaaaaatTAAGTTTGCTTCaggactagtatagtttatataaaaaagctgatgtgtagccatgttggctgaaataggagaaaaggcacaggacactcagcagataccagataagctgtgtagtatacaatgggattcttcaaaacgtaTCCGTTATCAatcgtgtatcctgtgcttgaatggctgcccccatggatacacagcagcttgtttctaaaaactatagtagagtttctgatacaaacccaccagttttaccagtgcagggcaatagtaataataattaattatatatagaacttttttttgggtgttactattcctttaagatgccAGAATGATTATTGTATAATAAGCAATGCAGGATTAGTCCCTTGAGTACCAAGAAGGCACCTGTAGCCAGTTTTATCAATAAGATGCCCTGTAACCTGCAAGTATGGGCTGCGGATGATGGGACAAGGCAGTGCAGATGCTTACATGAATATCTTTACTTTTATTGTACAATTAAAGAGCAACCATAATTTTTTAGTCATatctttcaaatattttattcccGAAAAACAAATAGCCATATCTGTAACTGAAGTCTGACGAAGGTGGACGCACCTTTGGTTTCAATGGGCAATTATATAGAACATATAAGCTCTCTACTAAATTCAGGCATTGGTCTTACACACCTTCCCTCGCCCTCTTTGCAGTATGGACAGGTGCAGGCCTCTCTACGCATTCTGCGTCCAGGTTGTGGCTGTGGATCTGGACTTGTTTCACCCTCTTCCATAGCCGAATGATCATCGTGGAGCCCATCAGCACCTGTTGCATGAATGCTCAGATGGCCACTGGCATCccctgtagtaataaaaagaTAGATATTAGATACACATACTGCATTTCAAACCATGCTGTCCCTATTACTGGACTGAACCTTGATCAAAAGTGGTTACATAGTATGAAGGAACTGTGGGGCTGCATAAAAGTATACTCTAACAGCTTGGTCTGAGAGACCACTGATTTTGCCATTAAAGCTCTATCttttaatggaattgttcagtgtaaaaataaaaactgggtaaatagataggctgtgcaaaaaaaacttgtttctaatgtaattagttagccaaaaatgtaatgtataaagactaaaGGGATTGCCAACTATctaacataacactacttcctgcttagcagctctcttggtttccactgattggttatgaAGAAGTaaccaaccagtgacttgaggggtgggggcacatgggccataaatgttgcttttaaatctgagctgaatgcgaaggatcaattggaaactcactgagcagttatgtcccaCCTGGCACCCCATCaatttgctgactaactcagagttagagagtagtgttctgttatgttagacatccagtcactccagcctttatacattaaagtgGTATTGacactttcctataaaaatcataggaacttgtcagtatcaagtagttgctgcacccacAATGGTTCCCATGAAAGCTGCCTCAGCCCCGTGAACCTTTGCACTGACCCGCTGACTCAGCTAACTGATCTGTCTTGCTTCCGTGACGCTGAGCTAGGGGttgagcgatccttccataggctgaaattctgttttcattcgtaaATAGCCTATGGAAGGGTcatgccgcccccagcccagcgtcactaaaaatgcaagaaaatctTGTAGCAGTGTTGGAGGGGAGGGTCGAATCAATGGAGGTTCGCGGGGCTGGGAGCGGCTTTCAGGGGAACTAGtgcgggtgcagcaactacttgatactgacacgttcctatgatttttataggaacgggtcagtatcgctttaaatttttgcctaactatattagaaacattttttattttgcacagcctatttaatcagtttttaattattacagtgaACGGTTTCTTTAAACAGATACATTAGCAGTCCTAAGTTTAAtggatatataaaaatacagttcCCATTGATTTAGATGTCTTTTAAATGTCCTTAATCATACTTCTATCCCCTTGTCTTTCTGAATtatctatccattatctggatagaATTATCTATCCAAACAGATACTGGCATAGATGCTTCTGTAATGAGGTATAGTGTCAGGAGGGACTTATATACCCTATGGTATCTGCTGTTTTTAACAAGACATTCAGATTTAGCATggctatattatttattatatttgggcTGTCTCAGTATGGGGGACGGTCTTTAAAACCAAATGGTGCTATGATTGTGCATTTATTGATTTATGCTCTTTGACAAAATATTACTTTACACTTAAAGGCCATTCCATAGATCCTGTAGGTTCagctttattttacaaataaaaacaacttcGAAATTAAAACTAGTAAATGTTGGCAAGATCGTATTTATTTCTCTCTAATTTGGGTCTTTCAGTATTCTCGTTATATGGACAGTAGGATGCTTAGCATGGCCTTATCTAACATGTGCTGTATTTTCTGCTGTAATAAACGGTTTAAAATTCATTGGCCAGCAGCTGTGCTCCTTCCTACAAAGGTTCTTCAGTAAGCAACCTTCATTAGCTATAATGCTGCTTTTAGTTGCTGGGCCTTTAGACAAGTTGCTACAACCCTGCAAGCTTTAGGTGCATTGTCAATAATGGAAAATGCATATGAAAAGTGCACGGTGCGTATGGCAAGTTCAGTTGCTACCAGCCAATAAAATGTGACGAGGAGTCAATGGACAAGTGTCATCGCAAGAGCCTACAGggtccaaaaacatacaaattgtTACATAACATAGAGAAGACTTACCAGCTGCATTGGTTATTGTTAGAGGTACTCCTTGAAGCTGGTGCACTTGAATACCGGAGGCTCCCAATGCTCCAAGATTAATGGTCTGCAGGCCAGACATGGATGACAGCTGAGCAGCGTTGACAGTTACTGTACCAGCAGGCATTGATGTGAGAGTATTAGTATTGCCAGACTGCCCAAAAGAAACCCCCTGCATTGGAGCAAGAGTGATGGTCTGAGCTTGTGGATTCTGAACTTGCAGATTCTGCAACTGGATGGTCTGCCAGGTAACTTGGCCATTTGGACCTACAGTAGGTGTACGGAtaataattggaccagtgtttggCAAGGTCTGAATTTGAAGATTCTGTAGGGCATCTTGGGATATGGACTGTGTACTAAAGGTTTGACCGGACAGCTGAGCTGCCTGCAGAGCCTGGATTGTCTGCCCACTTTGGACTATTTGAGGCTGTATGAGAATTTGCTGCTGTTGCTGGTCACCGTCTTTCTGCTGTACCTGCTGAAGGTTTCCATTTCCTTGTTGCACAGAGTCAGTAAATAAGCTTAGCTGCCCTGTAGATCTCTGAGACACCTGGACATTGGTGCCCGGTGTGCTGCCTCCACTGCTACAGTTCATAAGGTAATTACTTGGGGTGGTACTAGTGGAGAAGGTATTGGCATTGGTAAAGAACATGCCAGTGTTAGCCTGGGAAGTAGCCAACTGGGATGAGCTGATAGCCACCCCTGAAGTAACTGGCTGAGATATGTTTTCCTGAGTTCCACTAATAGTCACTGACTGAGATGTTGGAGTGAGGGAAGCCGCACTTACGGGAAGCAGAGTAATGTTACCATTAAGAGCAACAGGGACATTGGTTAAGTACTGAGTCTGCCCTGAGAGGACATTGTTGGTTAGACCCATACCCTGAATAGGGACTGCCTGCTGTAATAAGTTTGGCATAGTAAGTATGTTCCCTGTACCAGTGCGATTAGTGGTGATAATCTGCTGGTTAGTAGCTGGGATGATCTGCAACTGGCCTGAAGCATCTTGCTGGACATTGGTAAACTGGAGCTGTTGCCCGTCAACAGTCTGGAATTGTGGTATGACTTGGTACTGAATGTTGGGCATCACACTCTGCAAACTGGTCAAAACCTGCTGATTTTGCACACTGGGTGCAGCTACCACAAACTGCCCAGGGGCTATTGGGCGGTTTTTAGAAGAAGCATCTCCGCCAGCTTGATCCTTGGAAGCACCTGTAGAAATAATCTGCCAGCCATTTGCTGTCTGGGCAATTTGAGCAGTACTCAGATCCAATTCTGTAGCACCCTGTTGCTGGTTGTTACCATTTCCATTCTCGGGGGGCTCAATTCTGCTACAGGTGGCAGCCAACAAGGCCAAAGGAGATGGCTGAGAATCCTGTAAACAAAAGGGCTTTTTAAATACACATAATGCATTATAAATGTATGCCAAATGTTCTAAAACGATTTACAATATAACAAACTGGCAATTCTTTGGGAAATTGCAAGAGCAGAAATGGTAATTGGTGATTATACAGGAATTCGATTCCCCAACCCCTGTGTGTTCAATGTATATGCCCATTTATTGCACAGTGCTGCAAAACATGTTggtgcttaactaaagaagtacggcagaaatgttgtacattatctcttgggtttctgtaccagacAAAGGCAACCACAACTCTTTAGCAGTTAAGCTCAGCGCCTCCAAAGATAACCattgtagctccccatcttcttttctgctgatgcagtgcacatgctctgtgctgccgtcacttactgagtttagggactgacgCACAAGATACTGAATACCGGTATATGTCAAaaaattgtcacaatataaggctgattaataagtaattcagattattggtagaCGGGACCTTagaaaccaacacaattagcatcagaatttaataatcagccctgtagcatcagcttatatgaccaaccttattttctgtttgatgatttgcaacaacccctaagcttagcttctttaCAGCTGCCTATAGAACAAGGAGCATGTGCATGTTGCAGACAAGATGGGAGACTCATGCCACAACTTTGTAGGCCTGAATctttactactatagagatgctgaccCTTTACGCTGATTCAacaagtgcagtatataaaatattgcatttctagccatattaacttttaaggtttagttctcctttaattcccgAGCCTAAGGCTAATGTCAGATCTGGTGCCATGTACTTTAATAGCAACTGAATGTCACCGCACACATGGTGCAAAATTTTGGCAAGACAACAGTCAAGGGTACATTTTGGGGGCCAGTTTAGCCCATTGTGTGCAGTAACAGGCAGatatcattaaagtcaatggaacaAATCATGAGAATTGGTGGCGTTTGTTGGACCACGTAGAGAACATTGTCTCACATTAGCCTAAAGCTAACAGCGCATATGATAAGATTCTGACAAAAGCTTTTGACTGTTTGGAGACTAAGTAAATACTTTAGCTTCTGGCATATGGCAAAGTCTGCTCTGCAGTACAAAATTCTTTAATAATGCAGGTTACACAGATGCCAGCTAATGGCTAAATTGCATGCTTTATTGTGAAGACAAGCAGAGATTAGCATGAATGTATATTGCTAGGCCAGTCAGGTGCTTTAAACAGCTACTATCAGGGACATAAATGCCCTACAGCCGTCAACATGGATTGTCTGGGTGAGCAGGCTAGATGTCTAGAGACTGaattcagagattttttttgacctggccgatcaatttcctgacagatgttggccgaaaaatcgtaagatgtacgatcgttcgaatcccactaaccgcacgataatttcgaaggattggtcgggcttccctaaaatcggtcgttcggcaagaagaatcgtcacgtctatggggagctttagggctcttactcacgagcggttgtagctgcgcttcccctgtgttcagccgcaggggagcgcaggaatagatgcattacattttttccaatggggctgtactcacacaggcgcgtgtagcacatgctgcatttttcctgcgttcggcgctacaggcgcctgtgtgagtacagccctaaATGTAGGGagaaaatgctcgggacctggggttttctggataacggatctctctgtaatttggatcttcataccttatgtctacttgtaaatcttgtaaacatttaatagagccaatagactggttttgcttctaataaggattgtTTTGCAATCCTTTTATAGCATGCCCCTGCTTTAATAGTTGCATTTTCATATCCTCAGTAGCTTAGAGCAGCCCATGGTTGTGGAGTGGCAACCCAAAGTTTGGGGTAACTgagattttcttaaaggaaaactataccctcaaacaatgttggtctctataaaaagatattgcatgaaaccgctcatatgtaaaaccctgcttcatgtaaatgaaccattttcataataatatacttttctagtagtatgtgcgattgggttatcataaatagaaaaattaccattttaaaaaataagggccgtccccatGGAtactacgattcactgtgcacacaaacataccaaacaaactatacttcttaggtcacatgagccaattaacagacagagttgtgtcttttgcttccacacttcttcctgttacagttagagttgtagtatttctggtcaggtgatctctgaggcagcacacagaccatcacgaaatggtggctcaaggcaagagatgtaaaagggcaatatttacttaaatttacattccagtttggtaagattctttaatatgctataaactcttgcttaagtatttattttggggttatagttttcctttaagctctgCAATTTTCAGCTGGTGATAACTCCGAATGACTAATGTCACCTAATGAGCTAATTCGGGTCAAGAACTTTGCAGAAACAGTGTTTATCGTCGGACAACTGGAAGGAGTCCAAATTCTTGCCAATGCCATAACTATTTTCAGTGTTCCTATATTTTATAGTTGACaaaaatgtaactgtgcattaaCATTGTAAGTATGTTTAATCCTATGATTCCTACAGTAGCTATTTTATATCACACATCCTCCATATTCGGGGAGTGCTTTCTGCCCTGTAGTATTTCACAAACCGTGATCTGTACTCAGCTGACTGGCAGGTGTATCCGCCTATCGGTTACAGCTCACAGCCTGTGCAAGAGACAAAGCCGCACCCCTGACTCCGTACAAAGCAGGAAGCTCTCTACGCACTCAGTATCAGACCTGTGTGTGGCCTAAAACATCTTTTTAAAGCCAACGGCAAGAGTATTTTAATATATCAGGAATTATATGCTGCCCTTAGTTTAGAAGCACTAGTATCACTGTATGAATGTAGGTTAGAAATTGTTGGGCAGGGAAGATATCTGGATGTCATACACAGataaaataagcaaataacaAGGTAATAAATGTTGTGGGTAATGAGATACAGAAGCACAGTAGAGAAACAGACTAACTAGAGAAGGCAGGCCAAAGGATGAAGGGAAAAGGGCTGTTCATCATATACATGGCTGCTCTCAATGGGAATAAATACAATAGCATGTATGACTATGTACTAGTGGTGCGTGGATAGAGAAATTCTTGACCCATCCCCTCCCAGACCATCGCTCCGCCTCTATTTATAGATCCCTTGCCTGCCCCGCAGTGATGCCACAAAAGGCCCGGGagcgagtctataaatttaggggccGGAAGCCAGCAATGCTAGGTTGGGGTGGTGAGAGtaagagaagagctcaacccggatcTGCTTTGAAGTGTTTGTGCAGGAGCCAGCCTGAACCTGGGCTGTGTACTACACCCTAGGGTAATTCAACTGTTATAATGGGGTGCTACCAACATAAATACCCAGTCTAGCTAAGCCAGCTTTCCCCAGGGTGTGTGGGTTAAGAGAGTATTCTTGAAGAAAGCAGTTGTGTGTTAGTGGGAAAAGAAAGAAGTCCTGGCTATGCTGCAAGAGGGTCATTGCCCAGGCATGTCAATGTACATGTATTTCCAAAGGGAGTTCAAGCAGCGTTATTTATTTCACAAGGATTTTCAATAATGGAAAGCATGACGTcgtgtttttaaaatattacaccattatgtgcaggtatggaatctactAACCGGAATCACtggaacctgggttttttttggataaggaatctttcaaCGTTTGGACCaccacacctaggggcaaattcactaagcgccgaacgctagcgttaattcgctagcgttgggcattttcgttacttcgcaaattcactaacgaacgctggcgtagatttgctagtgttacttcgcacccttacgcctggcgaattttcgctatggacgtaactactcaaattcactaacgcgcgcagtgtactgaacgctaccttttacgctagacttccttcgccacctcagacca
Proteins encoded in this region:
- the sp1.L gene encoding transcription factor Sp1 isoform X2, which gives rise to MSDQEHMSDDMPTIKSENRTGGGGFIQKGQDSQPSPLALLAATCSRIEPPENGNGNNQQQGATELDLSTAQIAQTANGWQIISTGASKDQAGGDASSKNRPIAPGQFVVAAPSVQNQQVLTSLQSVMPNIQYQVIPQFQTVDGQQLQFTNVQQDASGQLQIIPATNQQIITTNRTGTGNILTMPNLLQQAVPIQGMGLTNNVLSGQTQYLTNVPVALNGNITLLPVSAASLTPTSQSVTISGTQENISQPVTSGVAISSSQLATSQANTGMFFTNANTFSTSTTPSNYLMNCSSGGSTPGTNVQVSQRSTGQLSLFTDSVQQGNGNLQQVQQKDGDQQQQQILIQPQIVQSGQTIQALQAAQLSGQTFSTQSISQDALQNLQIQTLPNTGPIIIRTPTVGPNGQVTWQTIQLQNLQVQNPQAQTITLAPMQGVSFGQSGNTNTLTSMPAGTVTVNAAQLSSMSGLQTINLGALGASGIQVHQLQGVPLTITNAAGDASGHLSIHATGADGLHDDHSAMEEGETSPDPQPQPGRRMRREACTCPYCKEGEGRGSGDPGKKKQHICHIPGCGKVYGKTSHLRAHLRWHTGERPFVCTWVFCGKRFTRSDELQRHKRTHTGEKKFICPECPKRFMRSDHLSKHIKTHQNKKGPGGPIAMTTVNLDTGAGSDGSAASTPTPQTLITTNMVAMEAISPEGIARLASSGINVMQVADLQSINISGNGF
- the sp1.L gene encoding transcription factor Sp1 isoform X3, which codes for MSDDMPTIKSENRTGGGGFIQKGQDSQPSPLALLAATCSRIEPPENGNGNNQQQGATELDLSTAQIAQTANGWQIISTGASKDQAGGDASSKNRPIAPGQFVVAAPSVQNQQVLTSLQSVMPNIQYQVIPQFQTVDGQQLQFTNVQQDASGQLQIIPATNQQIITTNRTGTGNILTMPNLLQQAVPIQGMGLTNNVLSGQTQYLTNVPVALNGNITLLPVSAASLTPTSQSVTISGTQENISQPVTSGVAISSSQLATSQANTGMFFTNANTFSTSTTPSNYLMNCSSGGSTPGTNVQVSQRSTGQLSLFTDSVQQGNGNLQQVQQKDGDQQQQQILIQPQIVQSGQTIQALQAAQLSGQTFSTQSISQDALQNLQIQTLPNTGPIIIRTPTVGPNGQVTWQTIQLQNLQVQNPQAQTITLAPMQGVSFGQSGNTNTLTSMPAGTVTVNAAQLSSMSGLQTINLGALGASGIQVHQLQGVPLTITNAAGDASGHLSIHATGADGLHDDHSAMEEGETSPDPQPQPGRRMRREACTCPYCKEGEGRGSGDPGKKKQHICHIPGCGKVYGKTSHLRAHLRWHTGERPFVCTWVFCGKRFTRSDELQRHKRTHTGEKKFICPECPKRFMRSDHLSKHIKTHQNKKGPGGPIAMTTVNLDTGAGSDGSAASTPTPQTLITTNMVAMEAISPEGIARLASSGINVMQVADLQSINISGNGF
- the sp1.L gene encoding transcription factor Sp1 isoform X1, producing the protein MSADQEHMSDDMPTIKSENRTGGGGFIQKGQDSQPSPLALLAATCSRIEPPENGNGNNQQQGATELDLSTAQIAQTANGWQIISTGASKDQAGGDASSKNRPIAPGQFVVAAPSVQNQQVLTSLQSVMPNIQYQVIPQFQTVDGQQLQFTNVQQDASGQLQIIPATNQQIITTNRTGTGNILTMPNLLQQAVPIQGMGLTNNVLSGQTQYLTNVPVALNGNITLLPVSAASLTPTSQSVTISGTQENISQPVTSGVAISSSQLATSQANTGMFFTNANTFSTSTTPSNYLMNCSSGGSTPGTNVQVSQRSTGQLSLFTDSVQQGNGNLQQVQQKDGDQQQQQILIQPQIVQSGQTIQALQAAQLSGQTFSTQSISQDALQNLQIQTLPNTGPIIIRTPTVGPNGQVTWQTIQLQNLQVQNPQAQTITLAPMQGVSFGQSGNTNTLTSMPAGTVTVNAAQLSSMSGLQTINLGALGASGIQVHQLQGVPLTITNAAGDASGHLSIHATGADGLHDDHSAMEEGETSPDPQPQPGRRMRREACTCPYCKEGEGRGSGDPGKKKQHICHIPGCGKVYGKTSHLRAHLRWHTGERPFVCTWVFCGKRFTRSDELQRHKRTHTGEKKFICPECPKRFMRSDHLSKHIKTHQNKKGPGGPIAMTTVNLDTGAGSDGSAASTPTPQTLITTNMVAMEAISPEGIARLASSGINVMQVADLQSINISGNGF